From a single Pseudomonas cremoricolorata genomic region:
- the mdlC gene encoding benzoylformate decarboxylase, which yields MQTIHSAAYTLLRRHGMTTIFGNPGSNELPFLKSFPEDFQYVLGLHEGAVVGMADGYALASGKPAFVNLHAAAGTGNGMGALTNSWYSHSPLVITAGQQVRPMIGVEAMLANVDAVQLPKPLVKWSYEPANAQDVPRALSQAIHYANTTPKAPVYLSIPYDDWDEPCAPGVEHLFERQVQVAGTPDAAQLQALITQLDQARNPVLVLGPEVDATLSNAAAVALADKLRLPVWIAPSASRCPFPTRHPSFRGVLPAAIAGISKILDGHDLIVVVGAPVFRYHQFAPGDYLPAGARLLHITSDPQEAARAPMGDALIGDIAVALSVLADGVTQQSRGYPQALPVPQPMDDEPHQLRPETLFDVLDAVAPEDAIYVKESTSTTSAFWQRMNLRHPGSYYFPAAGGLGFGLPAAVGVQLAQPQRRVVALIGDGSANYGITALWTAAQYRVPVVFIILKNGTYGALRWFAGVLKAEDAPGLDVPGLDFCAIAKGYGVKAVHTDTRASFEAALRAALDATEPTVIEVPTVTIEPH from the coding sequence ATGCAAACCATTCACTCCGCTGCCTACACGCTGCTCCGGCGCCACGGCATGACCACCATCTTCGGCAATCCGGGCTCCAACGAGCTGCCGTTTCTCAAGTCGTTTCCGGAAGATTTCCAGTACGTGCTGGGGCTGCACGAAGGTGCGGTGGTGGGCATGGCCGATGGCTACGCACTGGCCAGCGGCAAGCCGGCGTTCGTTAACCTGCACGCGGCGGCTGGCACCGGCAATGGCATGGGCGCACTGACCAACTCGTGGTACTCGCACAGCCCGCTGGTGATCACCGCCGGCCAGCAGGTGCGGCCGATGATCGGCGTCGAGGCGATGCTGGCCAACGTCGATGCCGTGCAACTGCCCAAGCCGCTGGTGAAGTGGAGCTACGAGCCGGCCAATGCCCAGGACGTACCTCGGGCGCTGAGCCAGGCCATCCACTACGCCAACACCACGCCCAAGGCGCCGGTGTACCTATCGATTCCCTACGACGATTGGGATGAGCCCTGCGCCCCAGGTGTCGAGCATCTGTTCGAACGCCAGGTGCAGGTTGCCGGCACCCCCGATGCCGCGCAGTTGCAGGCGCTGATCACGCAATTGGACCAGGCACGTAACCCCGTACTGGTGCTCGGCCCTGAAGTCGACGCCACCCTGAGCAACGCCGCCGCCGTGGCCCTGGCCGACAAACTGCGCCTGCCGGTGTGGATCGCGCCGTCGGCCTCGCGCTGTCCGTTCCCCACCCGCCACCCGAGTTTCCGTGGCGTGCTGCCGGCGGCCATCGCCGGCATCAGCAAGATCCTCGACGGCCACGACCTGATCGTGGTGGTCGGCGCCCCGGTGTTTCGTTATCACCAGTTCGCCCCCGGCGATTACCTGCCCGCCGGCGCGCGCCTGTTGCACATCACCTCCGACCCGCAGGAAGCGGCGAGGGCGCCGATGGGCGATGCGCTGATCGGCGATATCGCCGTGGCCTTGAGCGTACTGGCAGACGGTGTGACGCAACAATCGCGCGGTTATCCACAGGCGCTGCCCGTACCTCAGCCAATGGACGACGAACCCCATCAACTGCGCCCGGAAACCCTGTTCGATGTGCTCGATGCGGTGGCGCCGGAAGATGCCATCTACGTCAAGGAATCGACCTCGACCACCAGCGCCTTCTGGCAGCGCATGAACCTGCGCCACCCCGGCAGCTACTACTTCCCGGCCGCCGGCGGCCTGGGCTTCGGCCTGCCGGCTGCGGTCGGCGTGCAGCTCGCCCAGCCGCAGCGCCGGGTGGTCGCCCTGATCGGTGATGGCTCTGCCAATTACGGCATCACCGCCCTGTGGACCGCTGCCCAGTACCGCGTGCCGGTGGTGTTCATCATCCTCAAGAACGGCACCTATGGCGCCCTGCGCTGGTTTGCCGGGGTGCTCAAGGCCGAGGACGCACCGGGCCTGGACGTGCCGGGCCTGGACTTCTGCGCGATCGCCAAGGGCTACGGGGTCAAGGCCGTGCACACCGACACCCGCGCCAGCTTCGAGGCCGCCCTGCGTGCGGCGCTGGATGCCACCGAACCGACTGTCATCGAGGTCCCGACCGTCACCATCGAACCTCACTGA